In Pseudodesulfovibrio alkaliphilus, the sequence CAGGTCGTCGTATTTGGGATCCCAGTCTTCAAAGGGCGAGATGTGCAGGCCGCCGTAGATGCCGTGACGCTTGTCGTTTTCGTACTTGATTTCGGTGTAGGCGGTTTCTGCGAATTGGATGATGCCCTGATGGCAGCAGCCGGTTACGGAGACAAGCCCCTTGTCCGCCACGTTGAAGTACAGCGAAAGCTCGCCGTACACGCGGCAGATGATGGGGATGGCGAAGACGTAGCACGCCATGCCGGGAATGAGCTTTTCCAGGCCGGTTTTCACCGTGATGAGCTTGCCCTTGTGGCCGCAATCCTTGATGTACTGCAGGCCTTCCGGGTAGAAGCCTTCGGGGATGTAGATGGTGATTTCCGGGTCGTATTTCAGCGCCACCGGAAGGCCCCAGAAGTGGTCGAAATGCTCATGAGAGAAGAACAGGGCTTCGATTTCCTTGTTCTGAAGCATCTTGTCGATGCCTTCCCGTTTGAAGCACTCGTCGCACCATTGGTACGACCAGCCGACATCCAGAAGGAATTTCCTCTTGTTGCCGTTCATTTCCTCCACATCCAGCAGAGCCGCGAATCCGCCTGCGTTCTCGGGGTGGACGGAGTTTTTCGAGATGATCTCCCAGGCTTCATCCAGCCTGTTGGGCAGGAGGTGCTTGATCTGGGCAATGCCTTCCTTGTAGGAGCCCTTTCCAAGGCCCTTGCCGTTTCCAAACGGGGGCCAGTTGTAGTCGTACTGGTTGACGAGCAGGCCGCCAGCGCCCTTGATGTCGCCCATGAGGGTTGCGTTGTCGAACCAGCTGGTTTCCGAGATATTGGTCACCTTCACGCTTTTGCATACGCCGATGTCGGTCATCTTTCTTTCGGCCTTGGGGAAATGGCGAGTGCGCTGGGAGGAGTATGAATACAGTCCCATCGCGCCCAAAAGGCCGACCCCCACGCCAGTTGCGGCTCCCTTCAGGAAGTCGCGTCGTTTCATGTTGTCAGACATGCGATTCTCCTGTTCCGGGCTAGACGCCGGGGTTGATGTCGATGGCCGCATAAATCGATGGCAGCGCCCAGACGGTGATGAAGTAGAAGGCAACGCCCATGACCACGCCGGCAGCCAGGCCTGCCCCGAATTTCGGAGTGATGCGGATGTCGGCGATAGCCGCGTTTTTGGCGGCATGGTCTGCCTCGATCTCGTCCGCGGTCTTCTGGACCATCTTCCATGCCGGCCAGTTGTCCATGAACCAGTGGTGAACCAGCCAGATGTTGATAAGCCAGATCATCGGAATCATGGGGAACTGCTGCGGGTGCGAGAAGCCCTTTTGCGTGCCCAGGAACAGATGCGAGGTCTTGTAGTAGAAGATGTAGAGCGCGATGGATGCAGCCAGGGTCACGGCGGTGCGAACCAGCACGTTCACGGGCATGGAGTATTTTTTCGGCCAGTTGTTGCAATAGAAGGCCAGGAACAGGGCCGGGACCAGGAAGAAGATGGCCATTTCACCCACATGCAGCCAGCGCCAGTCCGGCGCGAACCCGCGGCGGGTTCCCCTGATGGCTTCTCCCCAGGTCAATTCCTGGGCGAAGTAGAGGAAGAAGTGCATGGCCAGGGCGATGGCGACGATGCCGAAAAAGCAGGCGAAACGTCGCGCCCAGTCGTTCTTGATCAGGTTGAAGGGATAGCGCTCCCAGATGGTTTCCACAAGCCAGACCACAACGGTGCAGCACATGATCCATGAGACATGGAAGTTGCCGGACACCGTGTCGGCAAACTCTTCCCAGTACGGCGGCGCGATCGATGTGAAATACTGCCATGGGTGATAGAGAATGCCCATGTGCGGGTGCATGGTCACAAAGTAGATCACGGTGGACAGGAAGAAGGTCGTGATGAGAATGGTGAGGCCCTTTGCCGGTTGGGTCAGCTTTTGCCAGGGGGCTTCCTCC encodes:
- a CDS encoding twin-arginine translocation signal domain-containing protein, with the protein product MSDNMKRRDFLKGAATGVGVGLLGAMGLYSYSSQRTRHFPKAERKMTDIGVCKSVKVTNISETSWFDNATLMGDIKGAGGLLVNQYDYNWPPFGNGKGLGKGSYKEGIAQIKHLLPNRLDEAWEIISKNSVHPENAGGFAALLDVEEMNGNKRKFLLDVGWSYQWCDECFKREGIDKMLQNKEIEALFFSHEHFDHFWGLPVALKYDPEITIYIPEGFYPEGLQYIKDCGHKGKLITVKTGLEKLIPGMACYVFAIPIICRVYGELSLYFNVADKGLVSVTGCCHQGIIQFAETAYTEIKYENDKRHGIYGGLHISPFEDWDPKYDDLVISLGNYGFEHIGCNHCTGILCAKKFIEAGYPVVEGSARFRSKEKAYLGNGDTITFG